The following proteins are co-located in the Labrys monachus genome:
- the dapB gene encoding 4-hydroxy-tetrahydrodipicolinate reductase: MADMRLVVAGAGGRMGQALVRLIGATPGVVLAGAIERAGSPLIGQDAGRLAGLEPNGVLVTDDPLALLTGAEGIVDFTAPAATVELSALAAQMRIVHVVGTTGLSSEDMARLRAAGRHAVIVQSGNMSLGVNLLAAVVKRVARSLDAEFDIEILEMHHNRKVDAPSGTALLLGEAAAAGRGVDLAGHADRVRDGHTGARQKGHIGFATLRGGTVVGEHSVIFAGEGERIEFSHKAESRTIFANGALKAAMWGQGRKPGLYTMADVLGLADL, translated from the coding sequence ATGGCGGATATGAGGCTCGTGGTAGCGGGCGCCGGCGGGCGCATGGGGCAGGCCCTCGTCCGGCTGATCGGCGCGACGCCCGGCGTCGTCCTCGCCGGCGCCATCGAGCGGGCGGGCTCCCCCCTGATCGGCCAGGACGCCGGCAGGCTGGCGGGCCTCGAACCCAATGGCGTCCTCGTCACCGACGATCCGCTCGCCCTCCTCACCGGCGCCGAGGGCATCGTCGACTTCACCGCCCCGGCGGCGACGGTGGAGCTCTCGGCCCTCGCCGCGCAGATGCGCATCGTGCATGTCGTCGGCACCACCGGCCTGTCCAGCGAGGACATGGCGCGCCTGAGGGCGGCCGGCCGCCATGCCGTGATCGTGCAGTCGGGCAATATGAGCCTCGGCGTGAACCTGCTCGCAGCCGTGGTCAAGCGGGTGGCCAGGAGCCTCGACGCCGAATTCGACATCGAGATCCTCGAAATGCATCACAACCGCAAGGTCGACGCGCCCTCGGGCACCGCGCTCCTGCTCGGGGAAGCGGCCGCCGCCGGGCGCGGCGTCGATCTCGCCGGCCATGCGGACCGGGTGCGGGACGGCCACACCGGCGCGCGCCAGAAGGGGCATATCGGCTTTGCGACCCTGCGCGGGGGCACGGTCGTCGGCGAGCACAGCGTGATCTTCGCCGGCGAGGGCGAGAGGATCGAATTCTCGCACAAGGCGGAGAGCCGCACGATCTTCGCGAACGGCGCGCTCAAGGCGGCGATGTGGGGCCAGGGGCGCAAGCCGGGCCTCTACACGATGGCCGACGTGCTCGGCCTCGCCGACCTGTAG
- a CDS encoding GNAT family N-acetyltransferase: MSGNWPWFGRPQPPVVADAQTADAAGLAAIHAASFERGWDIYEFEHLLADRMVVAHVARPGGRGSPTGFAMSRLVLDEAEIFTVAVAPAARRTGLATLLMQHHLARLAAAGIKKVFLEVAEDNVAARRLYDRHGFVEIGRRAAYYARKGGAAAAALVMERSLR; the protein is encoded by the coding sequence ATGAGCGGGAACTGGCCCTGGTTCGGCAGGCCGCAGCCGCCGGTCGTCGCCGATGCGCAGACCGCCGATGCGGCCGGGCTCGCCGCCATCCATGCCGCCAGCTTCGAGCGGGGCTGGGACATCTATGAATTCGAGCACCTGCTCGCCGACCGCATGGTGGTCGCCCATGTGGCGCGGCCGGGAGGGCGCGGCAGTCCGACGGGCTTTGCCATGTCCCGCCTCGTCCTGGACGAAGCCGAGATCTTTACCGTCGCCGTGGCGCCGGCGGCACGGCGGACGGGGCTGGCCACCCTGCTGATGCAGCATCATCTGGCGCGCCTCGCCGCCGCCGGCATCAAGAAGGTGTTCCTCGAAGTCGCGGAGGACAATGTCGCGGCGCGCCGGCTCTATGACCGCCACGGCTTCGTCGAGATCGGACGGCGCGCCGCCTATTACGCCCGCAAGGGCGGAGCCGCCGCCGCGGCGCTCGTCATGGAACGAAGCCTGCGCTGA
- the tsaB gene encoding tRNA (adenosine(37)-N6)-threonylcarbamoyltransferase complex dimerization subunit type 1 TsaB translates to MRILAIDTALGACSACVFDSDDGEIASETEIMQRGHAEALIPLVERVVARSGGFSPIDRIATTVGPGSFTGLRVAISAARAFALALRVPCVGISSLAAIAAPFIDEKDGQHVAAAIDARHGNIYFELFSNRGRTIVEASCIPIRDAARVLGPATVKMAGPASPLLLAEAKAAGTAGIIVDSRPAPDIAWVAQLGLLADPAESPPRPYYLKPADATPQQNGQVARQ, encoded by the coding sequence ATGCGTATCCTGGCCATCGACACCGCCCTCGGAGCCTGTTCGGCCTGCGTGTTCGATTCGGATGACGGCGAGATCGCGTCCGAGACCGAGATCATGCAGCGCGGCCATGCGGAGGCGCTGATTCCCCTCGTCGAACGCGTCGTCGCCCGCTCGGGCGGCTTTTCGCCGATCGACCGCATCGCGACGACGGTGGGCCCCGGCTCCTTCACCGGCCTGCGCGTGGCGATTTCGGCGGCGCGCGCCTTCGCCCTCGCCTTGCGCGTGCCCTGCGTCGGCATATCGAGCCTGGCGGCCATCGCGGCGCCGTTCATCGACGAGAAGGACGGCCAGCACGTGGCCGCCGCCATCGACGCCCGCCACGGCAACATCTATTTCGAGCTGTTTTCCAATCGGGGCCGCACCATCGTGGAGGCGAGCTGCATTCCCATCCGCGACGCGGCGCGCGTCCTCGGCCCGGCCACGGTGAAGATGGCGGGCCCCGCCTCCCCCCTCCTGCTGGCCGAGGCCAAGGCGGCGGGGACCGCCGGGATCATCGTCGACAGCCGGCCGGCGCCGGACATCGCGTGGGTCGCCCAGCTCGGGCTGCTCGCCGATCCCGCGGAATCGCCGCCGCGGCCCTATTATCTCAAGCCCGCCGACGCCACGCCGCAGCAGAACGGCCAGGTTGCACGGCAATGA
- a CDS encoding sensor histidine kinase codes for MPNFADIKDKSGLFGLSARLLVLTILFGMLAEVMIYLPSVATYRQNWLSNRISSAITAALVLEAAPNGMVSDSLAMQILDSVGAKMVALKMRDTKRLLASSEMPPQVATTTDLRNVSEMASIREAVATLIAPPGRFIRVIGNAPMNGQFVEIVIDEAPLKEAMYAASRRLLLISLSISAITGCLVYLTLSWLIVRPVRRLTFAMMHFGDNPEDGSRIVQTSRRNDEIGVAERELAAMQRQLLGMLQQKSRLAALGLAVSKINHDLRNLLAAAQLFSDRLTDSEDPLVQRFAPKLLQTLDRAIAFCQSTLSYGRAAEQLPSRRMIPVAPIVTDTRELLGLGGEDGIVWYEKIEPDLHIDADPDHLSRILLNLCRNALQALEAQARTEDGRGRIHVMCRRDSAAVIIEVADDGPGVPERARQRLFEAFAGSTRPGGSGLGLAIAAELVRAHGGMLTLLDQSPGATFRIRIPDRTGSPS; via the coding sequence GTGCCCAATTTCGCCGACATCAAGGACAAATCCGGCCTTTTCGGACTTTCCGCACGCCTGCTCGTCCTCACCATCCTGTTCGGCATGCTGGCCGAGGTGATGATCTATCTGCCGTCGGTGGCGACCTACCGCCAGAACTGGCTGTCCAACCGCATTTCGTCGGCGATCACCGCCGCGCTGGTGCTGGAGGCGGCGCCGAACGGCATGGTATCGGACAGCCTCGCCATGCAGATTCTGGATTCGGTGGGGGCCAAGATGGTGGCGCTGAAGATGCGCGACACCAAGCGCCTGCTCGCCTCCTCCGAAATGCCGCCCCAGGTCGCGACCACGACGGACCTGCGCAACGTCTCCGAAATGGCGTCGATCCGCGAAGCCGTCGCCACGCTGATCGCCCCTCCCGGGCGTTTCATCCGCGTCATCGGCAATGCGCCGATGAACGGGCAGTTCGTCGAGATCGTGATCGACGAAGCCCCCCTCAAGGAGGCCATGTATGCGGCCTCGCGCCGTCTCCTCCTGATTTCGCTGTCCATCTCCGCCATCACCGGCTGCCTCGTCTATCTCACGCTGAGCTGGCTCATCGTCCGGCCGGTGCGCCGCCTGACCTTCGCGATGATGCATTTCGGCGACAATCCGGAAGACGGCTCGCGCATCGTGCAGACGTCGCGGCGCAACGACGAAATCGGCGTCGCCGAACGCGAGTTGGCGGCGATGCAGCGCCAGCTTCTGGGCATGCTCCAGCAGAAGAGCCGCCTCGCCGCGCTGGGCCTCGCCGTCTCCAAGATCAACCACGATCTTCGCAATCTCCTGGCGGCGGCGCAGCTCTTCTCGGACCGCCTGACCGATTCGGAGGATCCGTTGGTGCAGCGCTTCGCGCCGAAGCTGCTGCAGACGCTCGATCGCGCCATCGCCTTCTGCCAGTCCACCCTGTCCTATGGCCGGGCGGCGGAACAGCTGCCGTCCCGGCGCATGATCCCGGTGGCGCCGATCGTCACCGACACCCGCGAACTGCTCGGGCTCGGCGGCGAGGACGGCATCGTCTGGTACGAGAAGATCGAGCCGGACCTGCACATCGATGCCGACCCCGACCATCTCTCGCGCATCCTGCTCAATCTGTGCCGCAACGCGCTGCAGGCGCTCGAAGCCCAGGCGAGGACCGAGGACGGCCGGGGCCGCATCCACGTGATGTGCCGGCGCGACAGCGCGGCGGTGATCATCGAAGTCGCCGACGACGGCCCCGGCGTGCCGGAACGGGCGCGGCAGAGATTGTTCGAGGCTTTCGCCGGCTCGACGCGGCCGGGTGGATCGGGGCTCGGCCTGGCGATCGCGGCCGAGCTGGTGCGGGCCCATGGCGGCATGCTGACCCTCCTCGACCAGAGCCCGGGCGCGACGTTCCGCATCCGCATTCCCGACCGGACGGGGTCGCCGTCCTGA
- the rpsO gene encoding 30S ribosomal protein S15 has product MSITVERKSALIKEYGTKAGDTGSPEVQIAILTERIANLTGHFKSHVKDNHSRRGLLKMVALRRSLLDYLKSRDEGRYKTVIERLGIRR; this is encoded by the coding sequence ATGTCGATTACTGTGGAGCGCAAGAGCGCGCTCATCAAGGAATATGGAACGAAGGCCGGCGACACCGGCTCGCCGGAAGTGCAGATCGCCATCCTCACCGAGCGGATCGCCAACCTGACCGGCCACTTCAAGTCGCATGTGAAGGACAATCATTCGCGGCGGGGGCTTCTCAAGATGGTGGCGCTGCGCCGCTCGCTGCTCGACTATCTCAAGTCGAGGGACGAGGGCCGCTACAAGACGGTGATCGAGCGCCTCGGCATCCGCCGCTGA